Proteins encoded within one genomic window of Scomber japonicus isolate fScoJap1 chromosome 16, fScoJap1.pri, whole genome shotgun sequence:
- the LOC128375820 gene encoding tumor necrosis factor alpha-induced protein 2-like, producing the protein MVVIHFSRSDLTDTDGFRHNPPLDASHSIEVLPTFKQCLEDHRLCEASQLLIKREDKLFGEITDAEAVKHQEEEVERLASDRRDLEDLIKKILNQSLKTEVNAEALKSAVKAICQEEEQDQRWKQRDGTSPVWRPSEWKKLHDSTLYSLVKERMDNPHNPPADFGEQSSLQVDVCGMGKQLKQDLQWVVDVVKSCYPPEMHICNSYARWYHQFFSARLRQITEFGLENKDCTFLLRWVNEFYPEILQKLGNDIDHEALGKLLPENLLEPLEKQFLHKQQSELTTCIDRMLKETQEKWDKGEVPKKEDDCFVNTMSFDAIQLINGNVTAAGRIVGDQRKAQNLTRPLINLLERFKTFQDDIMEPSKLKGKSNRKPDSKPDSKPFIKANLGCVKQFREFLDKKSDLFPEDVRESCLSILNDMKKSAHMYLLSPMHEALKPEYGKLGTSDWLNKPTPFDNLLSSIEQKIGELQGSIESCHQELIGQLHQEVTIEYVRRLLKGEVKLKNKEQEEKAYKTVTDNAEFLHKFFSEQGSKEDWLKDVLNKIAEVLKLQDLPNIQMEVSLLAADCPDLSEKHVSALLKLRTNLTKANRKAVKETLSDTLREINTPSAKQPFFSEIKL; encoded by the exons ATGGTGGTAATACACTTTTCTCGCTCAGACTTGACGGATACAGACGGCTTCAGGCACAACCCTCCCTTGGATGCAAGCCACTCCATTGAAG TGTTACCCACATTTAAGCAGTGCCTCGAGGACCATCGCTTGTGTGAGGCCAGCCAGCTGCTGATAAAGAGAGAGGATAAATTGTTTGGGGAGATAACAGACGCAGAGGCAGTCAAACATCAGGAGGAAGAAGTAGAAAGGCTTGCTTCAGACCGCAGAGACCTGGAGGATCTCATAAAGAAGATTCTGAATCAGTCCCTCAAAACAGAAGTCAACGCTGAAGCTCTAAAATCTGCTGTGAAGGCCATCtgccaggaggaggagcaggaccAGCGGTGGAAGCAGAGGGATGGGACATCGCCAGTCTGGAGGCCGAGCGAATGGAAGAAGCTCCATGACTCGACCCTTTACAGCTTGGTGAAAGAGCGAATGGATAACCCCCACAACCCCCCTGCAGACTTTGGGGAGCAGTCATCTCTTCAGGTGGATGTCTGTGGAATGGGCAAGCAGCTGAAACAGGACCTGCAGTGGGTGGTGGATGTGGTAAAGAGCTGCTACCCGCCAGAGATGCACATCTGTAATTCCTACGCCAGGTGGTACCATCAATTCTTCAGCGCCAGACTCAGACAGATCACAGAGTTTGGTCTAGAAAACAAGGACTGCACTTTCCTCCTGCGCTGGGTGAACGAGTTTTATCCAGA aaTCCTTCAGAAGCTGGGCAATGACATCGATCATGAAGCTCTGGGGAAGCTGCTGCCTGAAAACTTACTGGAACCTCTGGAGAAGCAATTCCTGCACAAGCAACAG AGTGAGCTGACAACCTGCATCGACCGTATGCTGAaggaaacacaagaaaaatggGATAAAGGAGAGGTTCCCAAAAAAGAGGACGACTGCTTTGTCAATACAATGTCCTTCGACGCCATTCAG CTTATCAATGGTAATGTGACTGCAGCAGGAAGAATTGTGGGAGATCAACGCAAGGCCCAGAATCTAACACGGCCACTGATAAATTTACTAGAAAG GTTCAAGACCTTTCAAGATGACATCATGGAGCCAAGCAAGCTGAAGGGCAAGTCAAACAGGAAGCCAGACAGCAAGCCAGACAGCAAGCCGTTCATCAAGGCGAACCTCGGCTGTGTCAAACAGTTCAG GGAGTTCCTTGATAAGAAGAGCGATCTGTTCCCGGAGGATGTTCGGGAAAGCTGTTTGTCTATCCTGAATGACATGAAAAAATCTGCCCACATGTATTTACTAAGTCCCATGCACGAGGCCCTCAAG CCAGAGTACGGCAAACTGGGAACTAGTGACTGGCTGAATAAACCAACACCGTTTGATAATCTGCTGTCCAGCATTGAACAAAAGATTGGGGAACTTCAAGGTTCAATTGAATCGTGTCACCAG GAGCTGATTGGCCAGCTTCACCAGGAAGTGACAATAGAATATGTGAGGAGGCTCCTGAAAGGTGAAGTCAAACTGAAGAATAAGGAGCAGGAAGAGAAGGCCTACAAGACTGTGACAGACAACGCAGAGTTTTTGCACAAATTTTTCAGCGAACAG GGATCCAAAGAGGACTGGTTGAAGGATGTCCTGAACAAGATTGCTGAAGTGCTGAAACTCCAAGACCTTCCCAACATTCAGATGGAAGTATCACTTCTGGCAGCTGATTGTCCTGACCTCAG TGAAAAGCATGTTTCGGCTCTGTTGAAGCTCAGGACGAACCTCACCAAGGCCAACAGGAAGGCCGTCAAAGAAACTCTGTCAGACACGCTGAGAGAAATCAACACTCCCAGCGCTAAACAACCTTTTTTCTCTGAAATTAAGCTCTAA